In Dryobates pubescens isolate bDryPub1 chromosome 31, bDryPub1.pri, whole genome shotgun sequence, one DNA window encodes the following:
- the YKT6 gene encoding synaptobrevin homolog YKT6: protein MRLYSLSVLYKGDPKVHLLKAAYDVSTFNFFQRSSVQEFMTFTSQLIVERSQLGSRASVKEQEYLCHVCLRSDGLAGVVVADNEYPQRVCFTLLDKVLEDFSRQVPRSDWPSGSPGTISYEALDGYLSKYQNPRDADPMTKVQAELDETKIILHNTMESLLERGEKLDDLVSKSEVLGAQSKAFYKTARKQNSCCAIM, encoded by the exons ATGAGGCTCTACAGCCTAAGTGTCCTTTACAAAGGTGACCCCAAAGTGCATTTATTGAAAGCTGCCTATGATGTGTCCACCTTCAACTTCTTCCAGAGGtccag TGTGCAGGAGTTCATGACCTTCACCAGCCAGCTGATTGTGGAGCGCtcacagctgggcagcagagcctcagtCAAGGAGCAAG AGTACCTGTGCCACGTGTGCCTGCGCAGCGACGGGCTGGCCGGCGTGGTGGTGGCCGACAACGAGTACCCCCAGAGAGTCTGCTTCACCTTGCTGGACAag gtgctggaggaCTTCTCCCGGCAGGTCCCCAGGAGCGATTGGCCCTCGGGGTCCCCTGGCACCATCAGCTACGAGGCTCTGGATGGGTACCTCAGCAAGtaccag AACCCTCGAGATGCTGACCCCATGACCaaagtgcaggcagagctggatgAGACCAAAATCATCCTG CACAACACGATGGAGTCACTGCTGGAGcgaggggagaagctggacgACCTGGTGTCCAAATCAGAGGTGCTGGGGGCACAGTCCAAAGCCTTCTACAAAACT gctcGCAAGCAGAACTCCTGCTGTGCCATCATGTGA